The following are encoded in a window of Castanea sativa cultivar Marrone di Chiusa Pesio chromosome 5, ASM4071231v1 genomic DNA:
- the LOC142635126 gene encoding uncharacterized protein LOC142635126, with amino-acid sequence MKMVRGLPSIEHPNQLCEGCLLGKQSRKSFPKEASTRSTKPLQLVHTDVCGPIKPSSLGKSNYFLLFIDDFTRKHGFIFEAEIEAFGAFKKFKAFVEKQSGHEIKALRSDEEANSHQMNSKNFVKQMGFAALYQLPRSPQHCAIYLSNRCPTRSVQGKTPQQAWSRKKPTVSHLRVFGSIAYAHVPDQERSKLDDKSKKYVFIGYDPSSKGYKLYNPSTGKVIVSRDVEFDEEGTWDWSTQEEEKYDFFPLSEEEDQGNEVQEKPTTPPPSPKAHHLPFMKINDDVTLLSCLPIVNLEDLKKQRRDKKWRNAMDEEIKAIKKNDTWELATLPTGTKTIGNNPSMFEDFKKAMTKEFEMTDIGLMAYYLGIEVKQMEDGIFISQEGYVKDILEKFEMLNSNQFSTHVECGVKLSKHVDEKKVNPTFFKSLIGSLSDWAGDTDDRKSTTGFVFYMGNTRIYMDVQKATIVTLSTCEAEYVAATSMFVMQSGLEVY; translated from the exons ATGAAGATGGTGAGAGGATTGCCTTCCATTGAGCATCCTAACCAGCTTTGTGAAGGATGTCTCCTTGGCAAGCAATCAAGGAAAAGCTTTCCAAAAGAAGCTAGTACAAGATCAACCAAGCCATTGCAACTTGTTCATACCGATGTGTGTGGACCTATCAAGCCATCATCACTTGGTAAAAGTAACtactttcttctctttatcGATGATTTTACTAGAAAACATGGGTTTATTTTTGAAGCGGAAATCGAAGCATTTGGtgcatttaagaaatttaaggcATTTGTAGAAAAGCAGAGTGGTCATGAAATTAAGGCCTTAAGATCCGATGAGGAGGCGAATTCACATCAAATGaattcaaagaattttgtgAAGCAAATGGGATTTGCCGCCCTCTATCAGCTTCCAAGGTCACCACAAC ATTGTGCAATCTATTTGTCCAATCGTTGCCCCACAAGAAGTGTACAAGGAAAAACCCCACAACAAGCTTGGAGTAGGAAGAAGCCTACAGTTTCCCATCTTCGTGTGTTTGGGAGCATTGCATATGCACATGTACCAGATCAAGAGAGATCCAAGCTAGATGATAAAAGCAAGAAGTATGTGTTCATTGGCTATGATCCAAGCTCTAAGGGCTATAAGCTCTATAATCCGAGTACTGGAAAAGTCATTGTTAGTCGAGATGTGGAATTCGATGAAGAAGGCACATGGGATTGGAGTACCCAAGAAGAGGAGAAGTATGATTTCTTTCCTCTATCTGAAGAGGAAGATCAAGGGAATGAAGTTCAGGAAAAGCCTACCACTCCACCTCCATCACCAAAGGCGCATCATCTCCCATTCATGAAa ATTAATGATGATGTAACACTTTTGTCCTGTTTGCCGATTGTGAACCTAGAGGATTTGAAGAAGCAAAGGCGAGacaaaaaatggagaaatgCTATGGATGAAGAGATAAAGGCAATAAAGAAGAATGATACATGGGAGCTTGCAACTCTTCCAACTGGAACGAAGACAATTG GCAACAATCCAAGcatgtttgaagacttcaagaaagcaATGACTAAGGAGTTTGAAATGACAGATATTGGACTTATGGCCTATTATCTTGGCATTGAAGTGAAGCAAATGGAGGATGGGATTTTTATTTCCCAAGAAGGTTATGTGAAGGATATTCTCGAGAAGTTTGAGATGTTAAATTCCAATCAATTTAGCACCCATGTAGAATGTGGAGTGAAGTTGTCAAAGCATGTTGATGAAAAGAAGGTTAATCCAACATTCTTCAAAAGTTTGATCGGAAGTCTGAG TGATTGGGCCGGAGATACGGATGATAGAAAGAGTACTACCGGTTTTGTATTCTATATGGGTAATACTCGCATTTACATGGACGTCCAAAAAGCAACAATTGTGACGCTTTCCACTTgtgaagccgagtacgttgccgCTACCTCGATGTTTGTCATGCAAAGTGGCTTAGAAGTTTATTGA